The Labilithrix sp. genome contains a region encoding:
- a CDS encoding c-type cytochrome, whose protein sequence is MRTMNFRSGLFLFVPLLVATVAAGCNLQESDYAERYVNSTPSVAPTPGPQPKFTQALSTEVAPPPISGGTLAVAPDGRTAVAADPDRDRVYVVDVPTRTVKHDVALPAGAEPGRVAIDSHGFAHVALRNAGAIATIELATGKSSLRALCVAPRGVAFDAKIDAIHVACAEGDLYTVPLAGGAVQRLGLDRDLRDVLVLKDRLYVSHFRGANVSILSRDGSYFGESTRGGNLSWRMAAPPLVDGQAEKDDVALVSQDPINPAPSTNGAGYYGSGAVDTCNSPTITATRLDVPGEESIRIPPAVLPVDLATDGREYAIVAAGNGHTPELPQIFIHRVKTRATDSSDFPSSSSRFTPNPGCNEMAKGYVPGQAIAAAYDGEDQLLVQSREPAALYIMSPDRQRVYKEIQLSTESREDTGHAIFHSNSGGFLACASCHAEGGEDGRTWDFVEGERRTPSMLGTLAHTAPFHWDGTIKDMRHLVDHVFTSRMSGPNVDEAQVSTLQTWLFRLPAPPKLVHPAESVERGRVLFEQRGCVTCHSGKEYTNNETVDVGTGALYQVPSLVGVGWRAPFLHNGCAKTLAARFDGTACGGDKHGDVANLTKQEINDLSMFMDTL, encoded by the coding sequence ATGCGAACGATGAACTTCCGCTCGGGCCTCTTCCTCTTCGTGCCGCTCCTCGTCGCGACCGTCGCGGCAGGTTGTAATCTACAAGAATCGGATTACGCCGAGCGCTACGTCAACTCGACGCCGTCGGTCGCGCCGACGCCGGGCCCGCAGCCGAAGTTCACGCAGGCGCTCTCGACCGAGGTCGCGCCGCCGCCGATCTCGGGCGGCACCCTCGCGGTCGCGCCCGACGGCCGCACCGCCGTCGCCGCCGATCCGGATCGCGATCGCGTCTACGTCGTCGACGTGCCGACGCGCACGGTGAAGCACGACGTCGCGCTCCCGGCCGGCGCGGAGCCCGGACGCGTCGCGATCGACTCGCACGGCTTCGCGCACGTCGCGCTCCGCAACGCGGGGGCGATCGCGACGATCGAGCTCGCGACCGGCAAGAGCTCCCTCCGCGCGCTCTGCGTCGCCCCGCGCGGCGTCGCGTTCGACGCGAAGATCGACGCGATCCACGTCGCGTGCGCGGAGGGCGACCTCTACACCGTGCCGCTCGCGGGCGGCGCGGTCCAGCGGCTCGGGCTCGACCGCGATCTCCGCGACGTCCTCGTGCTCAAGGACCGCCTCTACGTCAGCCACTTCCGCGGCGCGAACGTCTCGATCCTCTCGCGCGACGGCTCGTACTTCGGTGAGTCGACGCGCGGCGGAAACCTCAGCTGGCGGATGGCGGCCCCGCCGCTCGTCGACGGCCAGGCCGAGAAGGACGACGTCGCGCTCGTCTCGCAGGACCCGATCAACCCCGCTCCTTCGACGAACGGCGCCGGCTACTACGGCTCCGGCGCGGTCGACACCTGCAACTCGCCGACGATCACGGCGACGCGCCTCGACGTCCCGGGTGAGGAGTCGATCCGCATCCCGCCCGCCGTGCTCCCGGTCGACCTCGCGACCGACGGCCGCGAGTACGCGATCGTCGCCGCCGGCAACGGCCACACCCCGGAGCTCCCGCAGATCTTCATCCATCGCGTGAAGACGCGGGCGACCGACTCCTCGGACTTCCCGTCGTCCAGCTCGCGCTTCACGCCGAACCCGGGCTGCAACGAGATGGCGAAGGGGTACGTGCCCGGCCAGGCGATCGCGGCGGCGTACGACGGCGAAGACCAGCTGCTCGTGCAGTCGCGCGAGCCCGCGGCCCTCTACATCATGAGCCCCGATCGGCAGCGCGTGTACAAGGAGATCCAGCTCTCCACCGAGTCGCGCGAGGACACGGGCCACGCGATCTTCCACTCGAACAGCGGCGGCTTCCTCGCGTGCGCGTCGTGCCACGCCGAGGGCGGCGAGGACGGTCGCACGTGGGACTTCGTCGAAGGCGAGCGCCGCACGCCGTCGATGCTCGGCACCCTCGCGCACACCGCGCCCTTCCACTGGGACGGCACGATCAAGGACATGCGTCACCTCGTCGATCACGTCTTCACGAGCCGCATGAGCGGTCCGAACGTCGACGAGGCGCAGGTGAGCACGCTCCAGACGTGGCTCTTCCGCCTCCCCGCCCCGCCGAAGTTGGTCCACCCCGCCGAGTCGGTGGAGCGCGGGCGCGTCCTCTTCGAGCAGCGCGGCTGCGTGACGTGCCACTCGGGCAAGGAGTACACGAACAACGAGACGGTGGACGTCGGCACTGGCGCGCTCTACCAGGTGCCGTCCCTCGTCGGCGTCGGCTGGCGCGCGCCGTTCCTCCACAACGGCTGCGCGAAGACGCTCGCGGCGCGCTTCGACGGCACCGCGTGCGGCGGCGACAAGCACGGCGACGTCGCGAACCTCACGAAGCAGGAGATCAACGACCTGTCGATGTTCATGGACACGCTCTGA